A region of the Bombus affinis isolate iyBomAffi1 chromosome 7, iyBomAffi1.2, whole genome shotgun sequence genome:
AAAAGTTCACAAACCAAACATGTCGTCTTTTTGCTAATACTGATATGACAACATCGTGACGGAATGTTTTCTTTGACATGATATTTCTATATAGCTTTTGTTTATGTAGTACATTCAGATTATTTAATGGCTAAATTGCATGTGTTTAACTATGCATGTGTATTTTAAGACCTCATTTTGCATTAAAGCAATTCCTTATGTCATATTCTACAAAATATATAACACTAGAAAGgcatatatatactataaacctatataaaattaaaaaatcaagaAAACAAGTTACTATTAACAAAATATAGAACTATGCATTATTACGGTATTAACTTATAGCATGGACAAGCATCAACTTtccatatatttcatttttgctAATAAATTTAAATGTTCACATATTTAGTAAATACTTGCAAATATCCCAGAAATAAGTTTTGACTACCCGTCGAAAATAGGAACTCAATAGTTCCTATACATGTTTCTTCACCATTACATCTTCTAAAATGTTGCATAGAAGGATCTCAAATTTTCATTGACAATGTAAACATTCAGTTTTCATGAACAATATGATGGTAATAGATAGCGTAGAAAACTTTCACGCTATAAATGTGATGGGCTCAATTCCAGAAAAGGATCAAAGTTTGTTGTAGTTGGCGACCTTTATAAAATATGCGACGTCGCACTCGATACATATTAGCCAATGTGAGGGCGCCCACCCCCCACATGGCCTACGCTCGCTCTATTTCTCCACCACTTGCACACATCTGAAGAACATCCAGGGATCCTTGTGCTTGCCGTTTTTCAGCTAAGAATCTGCCTGAAGCTTCTTTTAATTGCTCAAGGAAAATTCTGAAATgatttacaaaattaaatggtattatattatattacatttcataatatcttgaattaatttttaaatatacttaCATATTGCCAGACACTATATCAGCCACACTATCTGGATCCATATCACTGAGCAATTCTAAATTATGTCCATCAAGCAATGATATATGTGATGGGTCACCGTGCAATGATGAGATTAAAGCTTCTATTGGTGGTCGACGCCTTCTAATTTCCTCTCTTCTTTGTCCACCTTCTATATTATCTACATCATCAACAACAATGTAACGAGAAGCAGCTTTACTACTTCCTGCTGCCACCCACTTTTGATCTCCATATAGAACCATTAAACTAGTATTTCTTTCTAATGTTGCAAAATATTCTTCATCATCTACTTCAGTACCTAGCATAAAAAcagtattaaaaattaatactaTTAGCATTAAAGATGTTTCCTTACCATCTTGTTCTAGAACAATTGTTAGTTCTGCATCCAAAGGTAAAGACAAGCGATTTCTAGCAATACTGGTTAATTCTTTTAAAGAAGAAGCAGTGATTCCCTTTCGTTTTTCTCGAGTATGATCAACAATTTTGTAAGGATTTCCCAATCCTTGCGAAATTCCCGCTGTTTCTGACATATTGCTTTAAATAAAAGAACAATCTGAAAACTGCTCACAAATAAGTTTGTTTGGTTTTGTACTTTCTTTGTTCGATCAAATATCGATCGAATGCATGAAATTTATGTCATCAAAAGTTGACTTCCTTCAAAAAAATTGACCACTTCTAAGGCCTGATTATCGTTGCACATTGGTTTATCAATGCAACCGATTATCTTTAAATGAAATCGTAATACGAGATACGCATTCACTCGATTAGTGGGTGTCACCaat
Encoded here:
- the LOC126918455 gene encoding DNA fragmentation factor subunit alpha-like gives rise to the protein MSETAGISQGLGNPYKIVDHTREKRKGITASSLKELTSIARNRLSLPLDAELTIVLEQDGTEVDDEEYFATLERNTSLMVLYGDQKWVAAGSSKAASRYIVVDDVDNIEGGQRREEIRRRRPPIEALISSLHGDPSHISLLDGHNLELLSDMDPDSVADIVSGNIIFLEQLKEASGRFLAEKRQAQGSLDVLQMCASGGEIERA